CCAGGTCAGTTGACTAAAATTTCATGAGTCTGATAGGCAGTGAAGCCAAGTTAATATGTAGCATTTACCTGTGTATAGGACACAAGATCTAACAAAATCACCttaaaacataaacataattcTACTGTTGAACCCCTTAATCATAAACTACAAGGTTGATTGTACTTTATTACAtacaaattattgaatttaagaatttggaaaattaattatgCAACTCCTGGAAATTGTATTAGAGTAGAACAAACAATGAATTTTTGGGAGTGAACTGAAGGTTCTCTTGGAAGATGCAAGATCTTGTTGATAATCTTCAAATGAAAGCTCAAAACTGAAATTTGGTTTTCAAATGCATGGAGTATGAGAAGGCCCATAAGTAGCTTGTGTTACGTAATGGGTGGTTGCTTATTAAATGATCTAAATCAATGATTTTGTAGGATGTTAGGAGAAAATCTGCTGTGTAATCAGTATTTTTGATCAGCAAACTAGTGGATGGAATATGTTTGATAggataacatataaaataatagacTGGCATTGTGTTTTTTCTTGGCCTGGATTCATACTTTAAATCAAATGCACAAACTTGGAAGTGGCAACACTAAACTGTTTAGAAGTCCTTCACTTTGGTCTGATAAAGTGGATCAAATGGCAAGATTTGCCCCTTCATCGGTCAGTTCTTATGCCTTAATGGATTTGCTTTTCTTAATTTGCAGGTATTTATAAGAAGCTGTGTACCATGTAGTGCAACCAATGACTGCAAATTAAATGGTCACCTACTGTAGTAGTTGTTCAAGAGAGTGAGTGCATGTTTTATTGGTCTCTTGACATATTATTCAACAACCTTCCCTCGTTCTCACAACTTCGTTCCTCAAAAGGTGTAACTATGTCTTTCTTTCCTCAAAAGTTGTAACTATATCGACAAATGCCCATGGGATTGCCTCTTGGTGAAGgagtggaaaagaaaattagaatacaTTCACTTTAGGGATGCATAGATATTTTTAGGTATTTCTTTGTAAATGCAGACTGAATTCTAATGACCAATCTAATTCAATCATTTTTCTGTAATTTGTGCAATTGAGtaccttttttctttaatggatGCAGCGGAAGCTGTGCACAcagcatttttttattgaatggaTGAAAGGTGAACACAgcattttttagttaaatgGATGGAAGGGTAATTAGACTGGCCAAAAGAAACTGCCAAGTTGCCAACTAgcagtaaaaacaaaaaagaaagtcatTCTATCGATACAACTTTGGATATCTTCCTTGGAAATATCAGGATTTGTtagttgaattataaaaaaatcatttagaaTTACATTATGTGACAACGGCACTAAAATGCAGATGCAGAGCCAAAGCCGAACAGGAAGTTTGCAGTTTCACTAATAGTAATGTTTTTAGTGCCAGATGCGGAGCCAAAGCCGAACAGGAAGTTTGTAGTTTCACTAAATGGTATTGTGAATCAAGTTATACATGAATAATCAAAGTTTGCGTTTTCACTAAATAGTATTGTTTGAATACATAAACGATTATCTAGCCTGGCTACAGGTAAGGTAAAATTGTGAGGTCAAAATATAATCATGGTTTCAATATGACCCGGACCTATAAAGATTAAAAGTACTCTGGCTAAAAAAGATGGGGAAACTATAACCAGCTTAAAATTGGTTTGATGAGACAAAAGTAATTACAAACTTAATTTAGTTCTCCACATATCTCCAATGACCTTCCTCGGCTGTGGATTGTCTGGACCTCTGTCCCGCTGTCCAGATGTAAAATACAGCCATCCATCCCAGAAACCAGCTAATGCAGTTTTCACACGGAAAGGAAGCTTTCCAATCACTGACCATGTCTgtttttggtattaaaaaaataataataataagataaatCCTCATATGTTCAACAGTGAGTTACCATTAGAAATAAGGGATTCCAACAAATGCAAATATGCAATAAGAATGTCATACACAATAGTTCGACAAACCACAACTgttctgtattttttttctttgacacGAAACTGTTCTGGTTTTTCATGTTTAGAGGGCAGCAATTTGTAACCACGAACCCAAGATCTGGTTCTTGTGAGGAGTTGTAGCGGCATGTTTACAGGAAATGTTATAGAATAAGTGAAAACCATGATTCCTGACAATTCTTCACAATCACCAACCATCTTATGTGACCGGTGATGTAAAGAATGGCAAATCCATTGTTTGGATATATGCATTCTCGTAAGTGTAGTCCATGTTTAAGAAGAGAAGTTCATGATTCATACATCACAATAAAGGATAGAATAAGAAGCGACTACATGTATGAGAAGCTACCAATTGAGAACAAGAGGAAAAGTAGGACAAGATGGTTCCAATAAGTGAAACAAAGACCAATAACTGCAACAGTAGGAAATGTTTCGATTACTAAAGGTCCCATAAGAACAAGAATATGGCCATAAAGGACTTGGGTGGGAACTATGTGAACAAATATGACGATTTTAACAAAAGGAAAAGTATCTAGATAAtcttaattttaacaaaagctTCATGTAACTGATTGCTGAccccaaattttattaaaagttttactTGACCAAATAATTCTCCTACCTATGAATTATTAATTACCCAAGTAGTTCATTTCATTGAACtagatatattttatttatcaaggAGGCTCCAAAAGAGATAGATTCTATAGAATGATGCATATATCAATATTTGGAGTCTTCTAATGATAGGACTAGATCATACCTGTGAGTCTAAATGAAATTGGAACACTTCCCCAACTAGGATCATTCTTTTGTTCACTGGATGCTTTTCTGTTGTACCTCCAGTGATGATAATTGAATTGTTGACAATCACCCAAGCGCACTCTATATGGGAGTTGGGTTTGGGCATAGGTGGCAACACTTTCCATTTCATTTCATCATCCAGCATATAAACATCACCGTAAACTACCTGAGTCAGTGAAGAATATGATGATGTAAAAATcaagataaaaataaacaagaaatagAATAGTCTATGGAAAGTTCTATAAATTAGAGCATGTCAGAGATTATGCAAACAAATGCCATATTTTCTGTTCATTATGCCAAAATACTACAGCTAACCAATTTATCCATGCGTAGTATGTAAATGGCATGCATCATGAACATTACAACCTACTACTAATTACCAAACCAAGCACAATAGTACCTCATGCCTGCGGGAGCACTTAAAAATAGGCGACCCAGGTTTAGCCATAAAATCACCCTCTTGACCaccaataataaaaagtttatcATTGGCCACAACACAAGCCCTGTTACAAAATTGACGAAAAAATcagaccccaaaaaaaaatcacacctTTTTAGTCAGCAAAGTATACCATGCAACTTCCAAAATGGTGTGTCCCATGAATACCTCCCATGAGctccattttgttttttaattcatccctttaaaaaattatttttaccttaaaaagaaaaggaaaaaaaaaggcattctTCCCTAACGTGCAACTTGAATGATATGAATTTTTTAGATGTCCTAACAGAATTCCAATAATTTACATAAACCCAGGAAATCAACAAACCTATGCGGTCCCCCACGTGGAATGGGTATTTCAGTCCGCCATTGTTTCTCCAACACTTTGCCATCCTTTACTGCAATACTCCAATGCTCCAACCCAGGTGCATGGCGATTCTCCTTGCTGCCACCCATCACATGTAGTCTGCCTCTCCATAATTGAGTCGCTGGAGAATACCTGAAAATTCCACCTGTTAAACCCCTTTTCAGTTAAGGTCTTAACTAAATTACTTAATTCACATGCATTCAGGTACTGTAGAACTCTGCTAGCATCTCAATAGATTTCCATTTTCAAGCTGAGACTGAAGAGaattttttagtaatattagtCAGCGTGTAATTCTTCAAACTACAAATCCATTATTTAAGGTTATGCTAATCCTGGTATTTCACTCTTCTCACCAACTACTATTAGGCAGACTAGGGCATTAAAAAGTTATTCCAATAAGCTAATTGCAATTTCTGCTGCTACCATGATTGCAATCACATGCTAGCACATCCAGAAGCTAGTCCAGGAACTGCTTTTTCCTCCACTACAAATGTTGCAGAACCTGTTAAGGCATAAGGAAGCTAAAATTGGAAAACAATGTAAGATAATccaaatttttggattttaaagcATTATGAGAGAGTGATAAAAagttgcaacaaaaaatttgcaatatgTTTCAAAGATTTGGTAAGAAAATAAGGGAAATTTTGACAACAGGGTGATAAAGCGAGGAAATCCAACATACCAAGATTAAGAACAGTTAAAACTTATGTGGTTTTTGCATGAATGTTCAGAAGGGAGTGATGAATATAGGATAAAACTTCAAGTGAAATACTTTCTAACACAGTGCAACAAGTGTGCATCTTACTAAAATCATAGGGTTCATGAGCTGTCTAATTTGTCTAGGTTAATCCTATCTATTGCATACAAAACTgtttataattcaaaataactAGAATGAACCAGCAATATAGTCTTACAGCAAAAAAACGGATTATGTCTCTGGAAACTCTTATACATATACATGATCACGTGTAACAGAGACACGCAAACATgagaatttataatttttcactcATGGTTACCTACAGCATATACAAGAAAGCTACATAATCAGAAGACACAGTCGAAACTTAGCatgtgaaaatttatttttagatcaTAGCAACAAACAAGTGCATTTCACATGAAGCTAGAACAAAATTGCATTTCCAGAAGGAAATATAGCACAGTTAACACATATCCTAATCAATTCACCTACCTAGGGGCCGGTAATGGTGGCATGGCCCTCCATTTCTTTGCCTCGGTGTCCAGCACAAATGTATGAGCAGTAGGCCCTCTACATTGGGGGCCATACTGTCCTGAGACTACATATATGTATCTTCCATCAGTTGCCACTCCTAAATGTGAATGCCCCATCTCTTTGGGCATATCAAACCTCCCTCCCCATGTATTACTAGTGAAATTGTATATGTCAACATGAGAGTGCACCTACAAGACATAAACATAGGCATAAGCAAAGATCATCAATATCAATGATTTAAAAAAGTCTAAAATACATTCCAATATCTGACTGAGttacattttatatattctGGTGATGCCTCAATAAGGGTCAAAGAAGTATAATCATAGTCCAAAAACAAAAGGGTTCAACCTGTAAATGATGTCCTATTGAAGCAGAAACTAGCATTGAACTTGAatattgaacaatcaaatattcAGATATTGATAGATTCTCACATGGTCAAGTGTGCGATATCCTGCAAACACGTATAAAAGATTTTTAATCTGTACGGATGCTCCATCAAGACGAGGTACCGGTGCTGGTGGCATTTCCTCCCATTGTAATTCAGGTGCAGGTAAATCAGCAAAAGTTGCAGATAAAAATCTCTCGGGAGTGCGTTCTTTTCTACCTTTAACATCTTCTCTCTACAAAATATAAGACAATTCAGAATTCGATTGTACTAAACAGTCTAAACCACATTATAGTAAATAAGGGAATCCACCACGGGGTGAATGATCAGAACGAGACAAGTACCCTAACAGAGTCTAACAAGTTAGGATTTTGATAAGCAAGCCTAACAAGTTAAGATAGGATAAgcttttcaatttctaaaatcCAAAACAATTTACAAATACtcaatacaacaacaacaaatctttAGTACCAAAACAACGAAGTctgctatggatcctcaacaaacTAATCAGAATCATTCACACGTATTCCTCTCCGCCATTCTATCAGATTCAAAATCATATTCTTTATCACCTCCTTAATTAACATGTCAACttttactactactactagtGATAGTTTAGGTCttcttctccctctttttgttccCTCCACTTGAATCTAATCACTCTTCCTCGCTAGcacattctattttattttgctCAGTTTTCTCAATGATCaaaggaataataaagaaaaagaaaattgagctTGTGCTTGTGCTAAACAAAACGGTTTCTAACCATACCTCATGAATTTACAGTGACTACAATAGAAACccaccaaataaaaaataaaacaaaacacatGTGAGTATAGGATCAAATGGAATGCCCCAAAAAAACAAGCATACTAGATTGAATACATATCCGTTTGTTGCCTAGATGcattaggggaaaaaaagtttctttcttttttctttaaatcatATGAGAGgaaacaaaacaacaaatatcCAAAATTCATTTCCATATCCTTTCCTCAGTTTTCCCAGCAACCCCATTGGATCAAAAGTAAATGAAAATGTAACATCGAATGGAAACTCAAATTGGGTATCCACAAAATGGCACATTTGGTTAAAGTGCTTACCTTGTCATCTGTTTTGTTAGTGGCATTTGGTACAGCTATAATCCCAGATTTCTCGAGTGCCCAGTTCGATGCAACAGACAAATAAGCAGAACCAGCAGACGAGTAAGACGAAGTCCAAAGAAAATCTGCAATGAGGGCCACCCCTAAAAGACCTGCACAAGATAATAGAAACGCTAACTTTGTGGAAGTGGAATGGTACTTATGATTAAACCTTgccatttttcataaaaatccAATAAAACCAAGCAACCCATTTATATATagggaaagagaaaagagggTGACTGAATaaggagaagaagaataagaagaacaCAAGTTTGAGGAACACAAAGAGTTGGGCGCCAAtggttttgtaactttttttgtttcacttttGCATGTGCCAAGTTTTTCGGTTTCCTTCGGTGGTTAAAATTACTACGGCAGTCcctgttttctttgttttttaatggtttttgccttttagtttagttttttccaattaatttatttctttatctGCTGGCACGcggtgttttttttaaaaaaggaaaaatcgaGGGGAAAAGGATATAACATTTCTAAAAACTGACCATTAAAATTTGGGATGAGTTTAATTTTGtactctaaaatttaaaatttttgatttaGTCCCCCGGTATTGCCTATTGTTTTGATTAGGAGCTCTTGCTTTCATGTCCACGTTGAGTCATcccctaaatataaaataaactcaaaacaGTGTAATTTTACTTCACTCAAAATTGCGACATTTTGAATCCACTAAATCCACATCTAAAAATTATGCGACGCCATTTAAAGAATACACATTATTAATTACaaataattcaattaccttaaaaaaatttgaagaacgACCAAGTTGAGTAAGCCCAATTCCAATCCCATTCACATCGATGATCCATGGCCTCCGCAATTCTAAAGTGAAAATGTTTGTTTAtgtaattttctaatttttaaagattttattttaattcttcaaattttaacatggagtaacaaaaataacatgACATGATTTAATTGAATCAACAAAATACATATGACAAGCTTAAGTATCACGACGGTCACATTAGCACAATCATTAATGGAAGGGCTCCCAATTAAAATGATAAGTAACATTAGGGGATCAAGTCAAAATTTTAGGAGGctaaatcaaaatcatcaaaactttaagggtgtaaattacaatttagttaaaaaaaaaaaaacaatagcaaCATTTTTCTCGTATAATAATAAGTTTTAATGGCCTAATGGGTATTTAGCTAGACTGTGAAAAATATGTGTCACTTTATATTCTAcaaattattgtatttttttgttgtttacaaTTAGTAACTATGTATTTTAATAGACTAGTTAGTTCAAATGTCCTATACAATTCACTTATgcatatatgaatatatatattgatgaatttggatttgacatatgtgtagtttttttttataggttgacatatatatagttgtatattttgataGACAGCTTAATAATGTAATGGACCAGTCTCTCTCCCCCTCATTAAAGGcatgtttggatggaggggggaaggagggggagtagagttggctaaaaataagctaattttgtgctaaatctactctactctactttactccccctccctcccctcaatccaaacggaccataaaGATTTGGAAATGGACTAGTTTCTCTGATAAATCTgcttactatttattttttgcagaatAAAAAAAGGGAGCATTGAATATATTGAGAGAGGAGAAATTTCTAACTTAGAAATGGCAGACACATGACATGAGGCTGGCATTTGTCAACCAAGACACACTATTAAGGACTTGTTAACTCGAGCTTTCTAAGTAATTAATTATCTATTAAAATTTGAGAGTGACTGTGCCTAAATGAACCGTGGCTCAGTGATACCCATTGAAATTATTGGTTGAGATATGACCACCAAAAAACCAGTGCGGGGTCGGGATTAGGAATTTTTAGGGccattgaaaaaataaatagacaaCCTTAATGATTGTCCATTGTAGAGAAGGAGGAAGTCTtcgagccaaaaaaaaaaaaaaaggaagaagaggaaATATCATGCAAAAGATCAAATGAGAAACTTGTTAATTTGTTAtcagcaaatatatatatatatatatatatatatatatatatatgtatatattcttataataaaaaaatataattataattaacaattttagGGAATTTAGTTGTAGGAAGAGAAGACAGATTTATttgtttcatctttttttttttttttaatgtctgtttttgtttttaagttgaTGGAGATTTGATGACTTGAACTCTCTTTCTCAcaaattctttattattttgaagTAGTACCCAaatcaattattatatttataaaaaagaagaaaaaagaagtggtGTTCCAACATGTGACTGACCCTAACTAATATGTTGAGAATCTATAgctaatcccaaaattttggatttaaggattgttgttgttgttggaagTAAGTAATTCTCTGATCTTTGATCATACTATTCCACCTCTTATCCACGAGACACTTCAAAAATCTCATGAACTGATATTATGGTAAATTGAACTTGGGATCTCCAAGTATACTTCACACATTATATTAATGAGTTCAACACCCAAGTACCCCTATCAAGGGTCCCAAATTGAACTCTCAAGTTCTTGTTTTAGTtgtttaattagaaaaaattaagatatataatcttaacttaaaaaaaggataaattgTATTTTACCCATTGTTTATGAATTAAATCTCACACTTGCATatgttttt
This genomic stretch from Castanea sativa cultivar Marrone di Chiusa Pesio chromosome 1, ASM4071231v1 harbors:
- the LOC142612262 gene encoding kelch repeat-containing protein At3g27220-like produces the protein MARFNHKYHSTSTKLAFLLSCAGLLGVALIADFLWTSSYSSAGSAYLSVASNWALEKSGIIAVPNATNKTDDKREDVKGRKERTPERFLSATFADLPAPELQWEEMPPAPVPRLDGASVQIKNLLYVFAGYRTLDHVHSHVDIYNFTSNTWGGRFDMPKEMGHSHLGVATDGRYIYVVSGQYGPQCRGPTAHTFVLDTEAKKWRAMPPLPAPRYSPATQLWRGRLHVMGGSKENRHAPGLEHWSIAVKDGKVLEKQWRTEIPIPRGGPHRACVVANDKLFIIGGQEGDFMAKPGSPIFKCSRRHEVVYGDVYMLDDEMKWKVLPPMPKPNSHIECAWVIVNNSIIITGGTTEKHPVNKRMILVGEVFQFHLDSQTWSVIGKLPFRVKTALAGFWDGWLYFTSGQRDRGPDNPQPRKVIGDMWRTKLSL